Proteins from one Deinococcus actinosclerus genomic window:
- a CDS encoding ATP-binding protein, with protein sequence MAGRGYLNMLVCGSSGSGKSHWVDQDLLPALEGRARHLVMINTTEELSRHCAHREYVGEEQQQREYDVEGLAGLIRHHKRVFFEVAPGENCKRFLDTLGRALWLLGQYNTSVTECLVVYDETHLFLAKKSMPAAMARLETEGRKFGFDLVKITQTLQSTTGETLSHLAIKQVNVLVVFNMTDFNDRRRIQSLFPSIPDPETFARPDDGQALEYAVRDSKRGRTVVIRRDGQGGRVAIAA encoded by the coding sequence GTGGCCGGCCGCGGGTACCTGAACATGCTCGTCTGCGGCTCGTCCGGCAGCGGCAAGAGCCACTGGGTCGACCAGGATCTCCTGCCTGCCCTGGAAGGCCGCGCCCGGCACCTCGTGATGATCAACACCACCGAGGAGCTGTCCCGCCACTGCGCGCACCGCGAGTACGTGGGTGAAGAGCAGCAGCAGCGCGAGTACGACGTCGAAGGCCTCGCGGGCCTCATCCGGCATCACAAGCGCGTGTTCTTCGAAGTCGCGCCCGGTGAGAACTGCAAGCGCTTCCTGGACACCCTGGGCCGCGCCCTGTGGCTCCTGGGCCAGTACAACACCAGCGTCACGGAGTGCCTGGTCGTGTACGACGAGACGCACCTGTTCCTGGCGAAGAAGAGCATGCCGGCCGCCATGGCCCGCCTGGAAACCGAGGGCCGCAAGTTCGGGTTCGACCTCGTGAAGATCACGCAGACGCTACAGAGCACCACCGGCGAAACCCTGTCGCACCTGGCCATCAAGCAGGTGAACGTCCTGGTCGTGTTCAACATGACCGACTTCAACGACCGGAGGCGCATCCAGTCGCTCTTCCCGTCCATCCCGGATCCGGAAACGTTCGCGCGGCCGGATGACGGGCAGGCCCTGGAGTACGCCGTGCGGGACAGCAAGCGCGGCCGCACGGTCGTGATCCGCCGGGACGGACAGGGCGGGCGCGTGGCGATCGCCGCGTAA
- a CDS encoding M23 family metallopeptidase — protein MDLSRVRIGPRFMGHAALGTYRSGYGYHTGIDFLGPLGLKVVAMADGVVVSSTPPASASGYGHNVVIYHAQLGLYTRSSHLYARDVKEGQRVTAGQQIGRMGTSGTDNVHLHFDVIKLALPNPRFNPHNPATGGVARPLAGLDPVEDALTRKYFSDPLAFLNGRSALNPTTQKVVHA, from the coding sequence GTGGACCTGTCCCGCGTCCGGATCGGCCCCAGATTCATGGGGCACGCCGCGCTGGGCACGTACCGCAGCGGCTACGGCTACCACACCGGGATCGACTTCCTGGGCCCGCTGGGCCTGAAGGTCGTGGCGATGGCTGACGGTGTGGTCGTCAGCAGCACCCCGCCCGCCAGCGCCTCCGGGTATGGCCACAACGTCGTGATCTACCACGCGCAGCTGGGCCTCTACACGCGGTCCTCGCACCTGTACGCCCGGGACGTCAAAGAAGGCCAGCGCGTCACGGCCGGCCAGCAGATCGGCCGCATGGGCACCAGCGGCACCGACAACGTGCACCTGCACTTCGACGTGATCAAGCTCGCCCTGCCCAACCCGCGCTTCAACCCGCACAACCCCGCGACCGGCGGCGTGGCCCGTCCGCTCGCTGGGCTGGATCCCGTCGAGGATGCCCTGACCCGCAAGTACTTCTCGGATCCGCTGGCCTTCCTGAACGGCCGCAGCGCTCTGAACCCCACGACCCAGAAGGTGGTGCACGCATGA
- a CDS encoding IS630 family transposase (programmed frameshift) has translation MAEWHPSKYSRAQLEERRLAATPWLQGGQHSQQAIADHFGVSVHTVSNWKKRLKRTGSLQATVTTGRPSRLTAAQLEQVRTLLREGALHHGFPDPTWSTRRVADLIGRHFDVWYHPDHVRRILRQLGFTPQMPDGRAAERNELRIASWKEQVAPELEKKVAQGATLVYLDEVGFSLKGVRRRTWSTRGVTPLVTLPANWEKLSTIGAITSDGRFFQHTKPGAIRSGDVIRFFQHLLRHAQGEIVVVLDNAGIHRAKATQAFVDLHERLSLVFLPPYAPELNPIELVWAYVKRNVLGNFCARSVGMLKAKLVKAWQRVRYIDLPQHLMDSNLCRYQ, from the exons GTGGCTGAATGGCATCCATCCAAGTACTCCCGGGCGCAGCTGGAGGAACGCCGACTGGCGGCGACCCCCTGGCTTCAAGGGGGCCAGCATTCACAGCAGGCGATTGCCGATCACTTTGGCGTGTCCGTCCACACCGTCAGTAACTGGAAGAAACGCCTGAAGCGCACCGGCAGTCTCCAGGCAACGGTGACGACAGGACGCCCATCCCGACTCACCGCCGCCCAGCTCGAACAGGTCCGCACCCTCCTGCGGGAGGGTGCGCTGCACCACGGCTTCCCTGATCCGACCTGGAGCACCAGACGAGTCGCAGACCTGATCGGGCGGCACTTCGACGTGTGGTACCACCCCGATCACGTCCGGAGAATTCTTCGTCAGCTGGGGTTCACGCCCCAGATGCCGGATGGACGGGCAGCAGAACGTAATGAACTCCGGATCGCGTCCTGGAAAGAACAGGTGGCTCCGGAGTTG GAAAAAAAGGTCGCGCAGGGCGCAACCCTGGTGTACCTGGATGAGGTTGGCTTCTCGCTGAAAGGCGTGCGAAGACGAACGTGGTCGACCAGGGGCGTCACGCCCCTGGTCACACTCCCGGCCAACTGGGAAAAACTCTCGACCATCGGGGCGATCACCTCGGACGGTCGATTCTTCCAGCACACGAAGCCTGGGGCGATCCGGAGTGGGGACGTCATCCGGTTCTTCCAGCATCTGTTGCGCCATGCGCAGGGGGAGATCGTGGTGGTGCTGGACAACGCGGGCATTCACCGAGCGAAGGCAACTCAGGCGTTCGTGGATCTCCACGAACGCCTGTCGCTGGTGTTTTTGCCGCCTTACGCTCCAGAGTTGAATCCGATCGAGCTGGTGTGGGCGTACGTGAAGCGGAATGTGCTGGGGAACTTCTGTGCCCGCTCAGTGGGCATGCTGAAAGCGAAGCTGGTGAAGGCCTGGCAGCGGGTTCGGTACATCGACCTGCCTCAACATTTGATGGACTCGAACTTATGCCGTTATCAATAA
- a CDS encoding recombinase family protein — translation MYLRVSSKPQAGEDRFGLAAQEHECRAYAARLGLQVARVYVDQITGVSSDRVQFQQLLQDAPAYSAVILGVQDRLARDVPLSYAMLGALQDAGLKVYSAGEGALDLEDDSSALGFGIRAVIADQERRRITKRMYSGKLAKVRAGQPVTPISAYGWRNGQVLEEQARWVRWIFDQLETQGSNQVMWALEAHGVPSPAGRPRWGKSTILKLVQNPLYRGVYEYGRKGERLTLQVEALVTPEQWYRVNAVIQGRFRNQGRAGSQAHVYELQGVARCGACGHVITSTGVQHLKSGGKLRYYYCRGTLKVEGANCTHWTYYRIEEVHDVVHQALRQLAGDADAVLRAVQTPAPRGPVQGEALARLDAEWERWKGALRAGAITPEELASERRRIDEARAKLRAAPAAAAPLDVQAWQAALSDKLGSLPLGETLRAAGITVLLSEGGAVTFQVRGGR, via the coding sequence ATGTACCTTCGAGTATCCAGCAAGCCTCAGGCCGGTGAGGACCGTTTCGGCCTTGCCGCCCAGGAGCACGAGTGCCGCGCCTACGCCGCGCGCCTGGGCCTCCAAGTGGCGCGGGTGTATGTCGACCAGATCACGGGCGTCTCCAGCGACCGCGTGCAGTTCCAGCAGCTTCTGCAAGACGCCCCGGCGTACAGCGCCGTGATCCTCGGCGTGCAAGACCGGCTGGCGCGGGACGTACCTCTCTCCTACGCCATGCTGGGCGCCCTGCAGGACGCCGGCCTGAAGGTGTACAGCGCCGGGGAAGGTGCGCTGGACCTGGAAGACGACTCGTCCGCGCTGGGCTTCGGGATCCGCGCGGTGATCGCCGATCAGGAGCGTCGGCGCATCACCAAGCGCATGTACAGCGGGAAGCTGGCCAAGGTGCGCGCGGGGCAGCCAGTCACGCCGATCAGCGCGTACGGATGGCGGAACGGCCAGGTGCTCGAGGAGCAGGCCCGGTGGGTGCGCTGGATCTTCGACCAGCTGGAAACACAGGGTTCCAATCAGGTCATGTGGGCCCTCGAGGCACATGGGGTGCCCTCCCCTGCCGGGCGACCGCGTTGGGGGAAAAGCACGATCCTGAAGCTGGTGCAGAACCCGCTGTACCGGGGCGTGTACGAGTATGGCCGGAAGGGTGAGCGCCTGACTCTGCAGGTCGAGGCCCTGGTCACGCCAGAGCAGTGGTACCGCGTGAACGCGGTCATACAGGGACGCTTCCGTAATCAGGGCCGGGCGGGGTCGCAGGCGCACGTGTACGAGTTACAGGGCGTGGCGCGGTGTGGCGCCTGCGGGCACGTGATTACGTCTACAGGCGTCCAGCATCTCAAGAGTGGGGGCAAGCTCCGGTACTACTACTGCCGGGGCACCCTGAAGGTCGAGGGCGCCAACTGCACGCACTGGACGTACTACCGCATCGAGGAGGTCCACGACGTCGTGCACCAGGCGCTGCGGCAACTGGCAGGGGATGCGGATGCGGTCCTGCGGGCCGTGCAGACACCTGCCCCGCGCGGCCCGGTGCAGGGTGAAGCACTGGCCCGGCTGGACGCCGAGTGGGAACGCTGGAAGGGCGCGCTGCGAGCCGGAGCCATCACGCCGGAGGAGCTAGCCAGCGAACGCCGGCGCATCGATGAGGCCCGGGCAAAGTTGCGCGCGGCACCTGCGGCGGCCGCCCCGCTGGACGTGCAGGCCTGGCAGGCAGCCCTCTCGGACAAGCTGGGCAGCCTACCCCTCGGCGAAACGCTGCGCGCCGCCGGGATCACGGTCTTGCTGAG